The proteins below come from a single Triticum aestivum cultivar Chinese Spring chromosome 5D, IWGSC CS RefSeq v2.1, whole genome shotgun sequence genomic window:
- the LOC123122299 gene encoding polygalacturonate 4-alpha-galacturonosyltransferase: MASPKRLPYSSAGAGGGARRGSGALPPVVVLVFLFVLAPSIFFVVRSGGHVHVASDPRGADGNQETDWQEQLATNNLKSVLSKEVIDAIAASQQETGTLNLDFFRDHPSPSWKTDDLVDHKMNTNLVVDDKAKAQNSSAEHVPLIYKAPKDGSDGHQVDTAAKIARRKLREIRREKRAMDLVRKDDEALVKLENAAIERSKAVDSAVLGKYSIWRKENENENSDSTVRLMRDQIIMARVYSVLAKSKNKHGLYQELQSRIKESHRAVGEATADAELHRSAPDRMRAMGQVLTKAREELYDCKVISQRLRAMLQSADEQVRSLKKQSTFLSQLAAKTIPNSIHCLSMRLTIDYYLLPVEKRKFPRSENLENPELYHYALFSDNVLAASVVVNSTIMNAKEPEKHVFHLVTDKLNFGAMNMWFLLNPPGKATIHVENVDEFKWLNSSYCPVLRQLESAAMKEFYFKADRPTTLSAGSSNLKYRNPKYLSMLNHLRFYLPEIYPKLDKILFLDDDIVVQKDLTGLWDVDLNGMVNGAVFTCGESFHRFDKYLNFSNPHIARNFDPNACGWAYGMNIFDLKQWKNKDITGIYHKWQTMNEDRVLWKLGTLPPGLMTFYKLTHPLDKSWHVLGLGYNPSIDRSEIDNAAVAHYNGNMKPWLELAMTKYRPYWTRYIKYDHPYIRGCNLSE; encoded by the exons ATGGCGTCCCCGAAGCGGCTCCCGTACTCCTCCGCGGGCGCTGGCGGCGGAGCGAGGCGCGGCTCCGGCGCGCTGCCGCCGGTCGTGGTCctcgtcttcctcttcgtcctcgcgCCGTCGATCTTCTTCGTCGTGCGCAGCGGCGGCCACGTCCACGTCGCGTCCG ATCCCAGGGGTGCTGATGGCAACCAG GAAACAGATTGGCAAGAGCAACTGGCAACAAACAATCTGAAATCTGTTTTGTCTAAGGAG GTAATCGATGCTATAGCTGCTAGTCAACAAGAAACAGGCACTCTGAATCTTGACTTCTTTAGGGATCATCCCTCTCCTTCTTGGAAAACTGATGATCTAGTTGATCACAAGATGAATACTAATTTGGTTGTTGACGACAAGGCAAAAGCTCAAAACAGTTCTGCAGAACATGTACCTCTAATATATAAAGCACCCAAGGATGGTTCAG ATGGACATCAAGTTGATACAGCAGCAAAAATAGCTCGAAGG AAACTACGGGAGATAAGGCGGGAAAAGAGGGCAATGGATTTAGTACGGAAAGATGATGAAGCGCTTGTTAAGCTGGAGAATGCGGCTATTGAGCGATCAAAGGCTGTAGATTCTGCTGTCCTTGGGAAATACAGCATATGGAGAAAAGAGAATGAGAATGAGAACTCAGATTCAACAGTCAGGTTGATGAGGGACCAAATTATTATGGCTCGTGTTTACTCTGTGCTTGCAAAATCAAAGAACAAGCATGGTCTTTATCAAGAACTGCAGAGCCGAATCAAGGAAAGCCATCGGGCCGTAGGAGAGGCTACTGCAGATGCTGAACTTCATCGCAG TGCACCTGATAGAATGAGAGCGATGGGTCAAGTTTTAACCAAGGCCAGAGAAGAATTGTATGATTGCAAGGTGATAAGTCAGAGACTAAGGGCAATGCTTCAGTCAGCAGATGAACAGgtcaggagcttgaagaagcagagcACATTTCTCAGCCAGTTGGCTGCAAAGACGATTCCAAACAGCATTCACTGCTTGTCTATGCGCTTAACAATAGATTACTATCTCCTTCCTGTGGAGAAACGGAAGTTCCCGAGGAGTGAAAACTTGGAAAATCCAGAGCTCTACCACTATGCACTTTTCTCGGACAATGTCTTGGCTGCCTCTGTTGTTGTAAACTCAACCATCATGAATGCTAAG GAGCCTGAGAAACATGTTTTCCATCTTGTGACTGATAAGTTGAACTTTGGAGCCATGAACATGTGGTTTTTGCTGAACCCACCTGGCAAGGCCACTATCCATGTTGAGAATGTGGATGAATTTAAGTGGTTGAACTCATCGTACTGTCCTGTTTTACGTCAACTGGAGTCTGCTGCCATGAAAGAGTTTTATTTCAAGGCTGATCGTCCCACCACTCTTTCAGCAGGTTCTTCAAACCTAAAGTACCGTAACCCCAAGTACCTTTCCATGCTGAACCACTTGAGATTTTATCTCCCAGAGATCTATCCAAAGTTGGATAAGATACTTTTCCTCGATGACGACATAGTTGTGCAGAAAGATTTGACAGGATTGTGGGATGTTGATCTAAACGGAATGGTTAATGGTGCGGTGTTTACCTGTGGAGAGAGTTTCCACCGTTTTGACAAGTATCTTAACTTCTCAAATCCACACATTGCTCGGAACTTTGATCCTAATGCTTGTGGTTGGGCTTATGGGATGAACATCTTTGATCTCAAGCAGTGGAAGAACAAGGATATTACCGGGATCTACCACAAGTGGCAAACCATG AATGAAGACAGGGTTCTTTGGAAGCTCGGGACACTTCCACCTGGGCTCATGACGTTTTACAAGCTGACGCACCCCCTTGATAAATCGTGGCATGTCCTTGGACTAGGATACAACCCAAGCATCGACCGCTCAGAGATAGACAATGCTGCTGTCGCTCATTACAATGGGAACATGAAGCCATGGCTGGAGCTGGCAATGACCAAGTATCGACCATACTGGACAAGGTATATAAAGTATGACCACCCTTACATCCGCGGATGCAACCTGAGTGAGTAG